In one Bradyrhizobium cosmicum genomic region, the following are encoded:
- the smc gene encoding chromosome segregation protein SMC has translation MKITRLRLHGFKSFVEATDFVIEPGLTGVVGPNGCGKSNLVEALRWAMGETSYKSLRAADMDAVIFAGSGNRPARNHAEVTMTIDNSDRTAPAAMNDSQLLEISRRIEREAGSVYRINGRDVRARDVQILFADAATGARSPALVHQGKIGEIIQAKPEQRRRVLEDAAGVAGLHARRHEAELRLKAAETNLTRVEDVIGQLAGQMEGLKKQARQAVRYREVAAKVRKAEATLFHLRWIGAHADVSESGQTHDLAVREMAERTQHQAEAARIQAIRATEMPALRDAEARAAAGLQRLTNARELLDREEERAKERVAELERRLAQFEGDISRAQQQTMDADVALQRLDAEDAELKEEIKSRVEKRSGVDERVAEAEATLTETEQQFAELTTALADLTAKRNQLEANVRTHRDKLARLDQEISNVAAEEQKLADETGGFGDLDELTATVETAEQTLAASEAAAQASEAAHLAARQTLESSRSPLVEADKRVQRLDTEARTISKIVNGETKNLWPPIIDGITVDKGFEKAIGAALGDDLDAPVDPSAPMRWTNAGVTEGDPELPEGVVPLANHVQAPTELARRLAQIGVVPRERGAELVSQLKTGQRLVSPEGDVWRWDGFVAAAHAPTGAARRLAERARLVDIENELEQARIDAQIKRQALENAEAELQMAASTEAASREAWRAAQRELNVARERHATAEREISRRAARKATLSEAHSRLAADRAEAEAAYEYAEAGITELPSSEDTETRLAAVRSDIEGHRRMAAQVRAEAQALAREAELADRRVQAILAERTEWQNRKESAASHIDTIQTRITEVSIERSDLENAPQVFAEKRSALITEIEYAENDRRMAADALATAEAAMAETDRVAKLTLEALSASREATARAEERMESARRRLEDIEREIRDMLEVEPQAVAGLAEIEPGAELPPLHDIEEDLEKMRRDRERLGAVNLRAEEELREVETQHTSLVTERDDLVEAIKRLRQGIQSLNKEARERLLTSFEVVNNHFKRLFVELFGGGEAALHLIESDDPLEAGLEIIAKPPGKKPQTLSLLSGGEQALTAMALIFAVFLTNPSPICVLDEVDAPLDDHNVERYCNLLHEMTSSTDTRFIIITHNPITMARMNRLFGVTMAERGVSQLVSVSLSEAVDILDQNVA, from the coding sequence ATGAAAATCACCCGCCTGCGCCTTCACGGCTTCAAGTCCTTCGTTGAGGCCACCGACTTCGTCATCGAGCCCGGCCTGACCGGCGTGGTCGGCCCCAACGGCTGCGGCAAGTCGAATCTCGTCGAAGCGCTGCGCTGGGCGATGGGCGAGACCTCGTACAAGTCGCTGCGTGCCGCCGACATGGACGCGGTGATCTTCGCCGGCTCCGGCAACCGTCCCGCGCGCAACCACGCCGAAGTGACGATGACGATCGACAATTCCGATCGTACCGCGCCGGCGGCGATGAACGACAGCCAGCTCCTGGAAATCTCCCGCCGCATCGAGCGCGAGGCCGGCTCGGTCTATCGCATCAACGGCCGCGACGTGCGCGCCCGCGACGTGCAGATCCTGTTCGCCGACGCCGCCACCGGCGCGCGCTCGCCGGCCCTCGTCCACCAGGGCAAGATCGGCGAGATCATCCAGGCCAAGCCCGAGCAGCGCCGCCGCGTGCTGGAAGACGCCGCCGGCGTCGCCGGCCTGCACGCCCGCCGCCACGAGGCCGAGCTGCGGCTCAAGGCCGCCGAAACCAACCTCACCCGCGTCGAGGACGTGATCGGCCAGCTCGCGGGGCAAATGGAAGGCCTGAAAAAGCAGGCCCGCCAGGCCGTGCGCTATCGCGAGGTCGCGGCCAAGGTCCGCAAGGCCGAAGCCACCCTGTTCCACCTGCGCTGGATCGGCGCCCATGCCGACGTCAGCGAATCCGGCCAGACCCACGATCTCGCCGTGCGCGAGATGGCCGAGCGCACCCAGCACCAGGCCGAGGCGGCCCGCATCCAGGCCATCCGAGCCACCGAGATGCCGGCGCTGCGCGATGCCGAGGCGCGCGCCGCGGCCGGGCTGCAGCGCCTGACCAATGCGCGCGAGCTGCTCGATCGCGAGGAAGAGCGCGCCAAGGAACGCGTGGCCGAGCTCGAGCGCCGCCTGGCGCAGTTCGAAGGCGACATCTCGCGCGCCCAGCAGCAGACCATGGACGCCGACGTCGCGCTGCAGCGGCTCGACGCCGAAGACGCCGAGTTGAAGGAAGAGATCAAGTCGCGCGTCGAGAAGCGCTCCGGCGTCGACGAGCGCGTCGCGGAAGCCGAGGCGACGCTGACCGAGACCGAGCAGCAGTTCGCCGAGCTGACCACCGCACTCGCCGACCTCACCGCCAAGCGCAACCAGCTCGAGGCCAATGTCCGTACCCACCGCGACAAGCTCGCCCGGCTCGACCAGGAAATTTCGAACGTCGCGGCCGAAGAGCAGAAGCTCGCGGATGAAACCGGCGGGTTCGGCGATCTCGACGAGCTGACCGCGACTGTCGAGACCGCCGAACAGACGCTGGCTGCTTCGGAAGCCGCCGCGCAGGCGAGCGAAGCGGCGCATCTCGCCGCCCGCCAGACCCTGGAATCCTCGCGCTCGCCGCTTGTCGAAGCCGACAAGCGCGTGCAGCGGCTCGACACCGAGGCGCGCACGATCTCCAAGATCGTCAACGGCGAAACCAAGAACCTGTGGCCGCCGATCATCGACGGCATCACTGTCGACAAGGGTTTTGAGAAGGCGATCGGCGCCGCGCTCGGTGACGATCTCGACGCGCCGGTCGATCCGTCGGCGCCGATGCGCTGGACCAATGCCGGCGTCACCGAGGGCGATCCGGAGCTTCCCGAAGGCGTCGTGCCGCTCGCCAACCATGTGCAGGCGCCGACCGAGCTGGCCCGCCGTCTGGCGCAGATCGGCGTAGTGCCGCGCGAGCGCGGTGCCGAGCTGGTCTCGCAGCTCAAGACCGGCCAGCGGCTGGTCTCACCCGAGGGCGACGTCTGGCGCTGGGACGGCTTTGTCGCCGCCGCCCACGCCCCGACCGGCGCTGCACGGCGGCTTGCCGAGCGCGCCCGCCTCGTCGACATCGAGAACGAGCTGGAGCAGGCCCGCATCGATGCGCAGATCAAGCGTCAGGCGCTGGAGAATGCCGAAGCCGAGCTGCAGATGGCGGCCAGCACCGAAGCCGCCTCGCGTGAAGCCTGGCGCGCCGCGCAACGCGAACTGAACGTCGCGCGCGAGCGCCATGCCACCGCCGAGCGCGAGATCAGCCGTCGCGCCGCACGCAAGGCAACGCTGTCGGAAGCTCACAGCCGTCTCGCCGCCGACCGCGCCGAAGCGGAGGCCGCGTACGAGTACGCCGAGGCCGGCATCACCGAGCTGCCGTCGAGCGAGGATACCGAGACCCGTCTTGCCGCCGTCCGCAGCGACATCGAGGGCCACCGCCGCATGGCCGCCCAGGTCCGCGCCGAGGCGCAGGCGCTGGCGCGCGAGGCCGAGCTTGCCGACCGCCGCGTGCAGGCGATCCTCGCCGAACGCACCGAGTGGCAGAACCGCAAGGAGAGCGCGGCCTCCCACATCGACACCATCCAGACCCGCATCACCGAGGTCTCGATCGAGCGCAGCGATCTCGAAAATGCGCCGCAGGTATTTGCCGAGAAGCGTAGCGCGTTGATCACCGAGATCGAATACGCCGAGAACGACCGCCGCATGGCCGCCGACGCGCTCGCCACCGCGGAAGCCGCGATGGCGGAGACCGATCGCGTCGCCAAGCTGACGCTGGAAGCGCTCTCCGCCTCCCGCGAAGCCACGGCCCGCGCCGAGGAGCGCATGGAAAGCGCGCGGCGTCGGCTCGAGGATATCGAGCGCGAGATTCGCGACATGCTGGAGGTCGAGCCGCAGGCCGTCGCCGGCCTTGCCGAGATCGAGCCCGGCGCGGAGCTGCCGCCGCTGCACGACATCGAGGAAGACCTCGAAAAGATGCGCCGCGACCGCGAGCGCCTCGGCGCAGTCAACCTGCGCGCCGAGGAAGAGCTGCGCGAGGTCGAGACCCAGCACACCAGTCTGGTTACCGAACGTGACGATCTGGTTGAAGCCATCAAGCGGCTGCGCCAGGGCATCCAGAGCCTCAACAAGGAGGCGCGCGAGCGCCTGCTGACCTCGTTCGAGGTCGTCAACAACCACTTCAAGCGCTTGTTCGTGGAGCTGTTCGGCGGCGGCGAAGCGGCACTGCATTTGATCGAGAGCGACGACCCGCTGGAAGCCGGTCTGGAGATCATCGCCAAGCCGCCCGGCAAGAAGCCGCAGACGCTGTCGCTGCTCTCGGGCGGTGAGCAGGCGCTGACCGCGATGGCGCTGATCTTCGCGGTGTTCCTCACCAACCCTTCGCCGATCTGCGTGCTGGACGAAGTCGACGCGCCGCTCGACGACCACAACGTCGAACGGTACTGCAACCTCCTGCACGAGATGACCAGCTCGACCGACACGCGCTTCATCATCATCACGCACAACCCGATCACGATGGCGCGGATGAACCGGCTGTTCGGCGTCACCATGGCCGAGCGCGGCGTCTCGCAGCTCGTGTCGGTGAGCCTGTCAGAGGCGGTAGACATTCTCGACCAGAACGTGGCGTGA
- a CDS encoding dienelactone hydrolase family protein: MGTAITFKRPDGKDASGYLANAARGNAPGVVVIQEWWGLSDQIKGLCDRFALAGFDALAPDLYKGKVVPYHDTDAAGKEMNSLDFMDATTQTVRGATQYLSRNGAKVGLTGFCLGGAVTIIGATKIPELAAGVVFYGIPPEQAAKPADVKIPLQAHFANKDDWCTPELVNGFEKAMKAAGKSLELFRYDAEHAFVNEQRQAVHDREAAELAWGRATEFFRKHLG; the protein is encoded by the coding sequence ATGGGAACCGCCATCACCTTCAAGCGCCCGGACGGCAAGGACGCGTCGGGCTATCTCGCCAACGCTGCGCGCGGCAATGCGCCGGGCGTGGTCGTGATCCAGGAATGGTGGGGCCTGTCGGACCAGATCAAGGGCCTGTGCGACCGCTTCGCGCTGGCCGGTTTCGATGCGCTGGCGCCCGATCTCTACAAGGGCAAGGTGGTGCCGTATCACGACACGGACGCCGCCGGCAAAGAGATGAACTCGCTCGACTTCATGGACGCCACTACGCAGACCGTGCGCGGTGCCACGCAATATCTGTCGCGCAACGGCGCCAAGGTCGGGCTGACCGGCTTTTGCCTCGGCGGCGCCGTCACCATCATCGGCGCCACAAAGATCCCGGAGCTTGCTGCCGGCGTGGTGTTCTACGGCATCCCGCCGGAGCAGGCGGCCAAGCCCGCCGACGTCAAGATCCCGCTCCAGGCCCATTTCGCCAACAAGGACGATTGGTGCACGCCGGAGCTGGTCAACGGCTTCGAGAAGGCGATGAAGGCCGCCGGCAAGTCGCTGGAGCTGTTCCGCTATGACGCCGAGCACGCCTTCGTCAACGAGCAGCGCCAGGCCGTCCACGACCGCGAAGCCGCCGAGCTCGCCTGGGGACGGGCGACGGAGTTTTTCCGGAAGCATCTGGGGTAA
- a CDS encoding anthranilate synthase component I, translated as MNRTVFALPARSEYVTRAGLAITRVAEQFTGGANRLDDLVSLLDRRRGVVLSSGTTVPGRYESFDLGFSDPPLKLETSGVNFKLEALNERGQVLIAFLADVLQEPCVVISEKTATHLSGHIIRGDAPVEEDQRTRRASVMSLVRDIVAAFSANDDGLLGLFGAFAYDLVFQIEDLVQKRPREQDQRDIVLYVPDRLLAYDRATGRGVVLTYDFAWKGKSTAGLPHETAESPYQKTPRQGFADHAPGEYQATVETARAAFARGDLFEAVPGQLFAEPCDRSPAEVFQRLCIINPSPYGALMNLGEGEFLVSASPEMFVRSDGRRVETCPISGTIARGTDAIGDAEQIRQLLNSEKDEFELNMCTDVDRNDKARVCVPGTIKVLARRQIETYSKLFHTVDHVEGMLRPGFDALDAFLTHAWAVTVTGAPKLWAMQFVEDHERSPRRWYAGAIGAVNFDGSINTGLTIRTIRMKDGLAEVRVGATCLFDSDPAAEDHECQVKAAALFQALRGDPPKPLSAFAPDATGSGKRVLLIDHDDSFVHMLADYFRQVGASVTVVRHVHALDMLKQKRWDLLVLSPGPGRPEDFGIKKTIDAALENKLPVFGVCLGVQAIGEYFGGELGQLTHPAHGRPSRVQVRGGRLMRNLPNEIVIGRYHSLFVERDSMPEVLSVTASTEDGVAMALEHKTLPVAGVQFHPESLMSLGNEVGLRIVENAFRLDAPAN; from the coding sequence ATGAACAGGACAGTCTTTGCGCTCCCGGCTCGAAGCGAATACGTGACCCGCGCAGGTCTCGCGATCACGCGCGTGGCGGAGCAGTTCACCGGCGGCGCCAACCGGCTCGACGACCTCGTCAGTCTGCTCGACCGCCGCCGCGGCGTGGTGCTGTCCTCCGGCACGACCGTGCCCGGCCGCTACGAGAGCTTCGACCTCGGCTTCTCCGATCCGCCGCTCAAGCTCGAAACGTCAGGCGTCAACTTCAAGCTGGAAGCGCTGAACGAGCGCGGGCAGGTGCTGATCGCCTTCCTCGCGGACGTGCTGCAAGAACCCTGCGTGGTGATTTCCGAGAAGACCGCCACGCATCTGTCGGGCCATATCATCCGCGGCGACGCGCCGGTCGAGGAGGATCAGCGCACCCGCCGCGCCAGCGTGATGTCGCTGGTGCGCGACATCGTCGCCGCCTTCTCGGCCAATGACGACGGGCTGCTCGGGCTGTTCGGCGCCTTCGCCTACGACCTCGTGTTCCAGATCGAGGATCTCGTGCAGAAGCGACCGCGCGAACAGGACCAGCGCGATATCGTGCTCTACGTGCCCGATCGCCTGCTGGCCTACGACCGCGCCACCGGCCGCGGCGTGGTGCTGACTTACGATTTCGCCTGGAAGGGCAAGTCCACCGCAGGCCTGCCGCACGAAACGGCCGAAAGCCCGTACCAGAAGACGCCGCGCCAGGGCTTTGCCGATCACGCGCCCGGCGAATATCAGGCCACGGTCGAGACCGCACGCGCGGCCTTCGCGCGCGGCGATCTGTTCGAGGCGGTGCCGGGCCAGCTCTTCGCCGAGCCCTGCGACCGCTCGCCTGCCGAAGTGTTCCAGCGGCTGTGCATCATCAACCCGTCCCCCTACGGCGCGCTGATGAATCTCGGCGAGGGCGAGTTTCTCGTCTCGGCTTCGCCCGAAATGTTCGTGCGCTCCGACGGGCGTCGCGTCGAGACCTGCCCGATCTCGGGCACGATCGCCCGCGGCACCGACGCGATCGGCGATGCCGAGCAGATACGCCAGCTCCTGAACTCGGAAAAGGACGAGTTCGAGCTCAACATGTGCACCGACGTCGACCGCAACGACAAGGCGCGCGTCTGCGTGCCCGGCACGATCAAGGTGCTGGCGCGCCGCCAGATCGAGACCTATTCGAAACTGTTCCACACCGTCGATCATGTCGAGGGCATGCTGCGTCCCGGATTCGACGCGCTCGACGCCTTCCTCACCCATGCCTGGGCCGTCACCGTGACCGGCGCGCCGAAGCTCTGGGCGATGCAGTTCGTCGAGGATCATGAACGTTCACCGCGGCGTTGGTATGCCGGCGCGATCGGCGCGGTGAATTTCGATGGCAGCATCAACACCGGCCTCACCATCCGCACCATCCGCATGAAGGACGGTCTCGCCGAGGTCCGCGTCGGCGCCACCTGCCTGTTTGACTCGGACCCCGCCGCGGAAGACCACGAATGCCAGGTCAAGGCCGCGGCGCTGTTCCAGGCGCTGCGCGGCGATCCGCCGAAGCCGCTGTCGGCTTTTGCGCCCGACGCCACGGGGTCGGGCAAGCGGGTGCTGCTGATCGACCACGACGACAGTTTCGTGCACATGCTCGCCGACTATTTCCGTCAGGTCGGCGCCAGCGTCACCGTCGTCAGGCATGTACATGCGCTCGACATGCTCAAGCAGAAGAGGTGGGACCTGCTGGTGCTGTCGCCCGGTCCCGGTCGCCCCGAGGATTTCGGGATCAAGAAAACCATCGACGCGGCGCTGGAGAACAAGCTGCCGGTGTTCGGCGTCTGCCTCGGCGTGCAGGCGATCGGCGAATATTTCGGCGGCGAGCTTGGGCAGCTCACGCATCCCGCCCACGGCCGGCCGTCACGGGTGCAGGTGCGCGGCGGGCGCTTGATGCGCAATTTGCCGAACGAGATCGTCATCGGCCGCTATCACTCGCTCTTCGTCGAGCGCGACAGCATGCCGGAGGTGTTGAGTGTCACCGCCAGCACCGAGGACGGCGTCGCCATGGCGCTGGAGCACAAGACCCTGCCGGTCGCCGGCGTGCAATTCCACCCGGAATCGCTGATGTCGCTCGGCAACGAGGTGGGCTTGCGTATCGTTGAGAATGCGTTCCGGCTCGATGCGCCGGCCAATTGA
- a CDS encoding M48 family metallopeptidase, with protein MAAYGLYTHIASNKFRSMLLLAGLFALVYVLVYAGALVAEVVIDGNETVAYYLSRAFSDLKVAAPVATIVAAVWIVIAYFFHQSMIDAVTGGHDVTRQEEPRLYNLLENLCISRGITMPKLKIMESPALNAFATGLNPRQYSITVTTGLLEALDDKEIEAVLGHELTHIKNGDVQLMVVAVIIAGVVGFFGELFFRLFTNFSWSSGGSWSSGSSSSSRSSSSSSDSKNSGGGAVIVIIIAVVLIVVAWLMSQVVKLALSRSREYLADAGSVELTKDPDAMISALRKIENRGELPGATSAVMELCVDNPREGFADLFATHPSVQSRVDALVKFAGGRDPGPLPPPGDEPDEPEPQADQPDAPPAKGPWNDAGGSASPPPVPAPNPARTAAGSPINPMGPWGRH; from the coding sequence ATGGCCGCGTATGGTCTCTACACGCACATCGCCTCGAACAAGTTCCGTTCGATGCTGCTGCTCGCCGGCCTGTTCGCGCTGGTCTACGTGCTGGTCTATGCCGGCGCGCTGGTCGCCGAAGTCGTCATCGACGGCAACGAGACCGTTGCCTACTATCTGAGCCGTGCGTTCAGTGACCTGAAAGTCGCCGCGCCGGTCGCGACGATCGTGGCGGCGGTCTGGATCGTGATCGCCTATTTCTTCCACCAGTCGATGATCGATGCCGTCACGGGCGGCCATGACGTCACCCGGCAGGAGGAGCCGCGGCTCTACAATCTGCTCGAAAATCTCTGCATCTCGCGCGGCATCACCATGCCGAAGCTGAAGATCATGGAGAGCCCGGCGCTGAACGCGTTCGCGACCGGCCTCAACCCGCGGCAATATTCGATCACCGTCACCACCGGCCTCCTCGAAGCGCTTGATGACAAGGAGATCGAGGCGGTGCTAGGCCATGAGCTGACCCACATCAAGAACGGCGACGTGCAGCTGATGGTCGTCGCCGTCATCATCGCGGGCGTGGTCGGCTTCTTTGGCGAATTGTTCTTCCGCCTGTTCACCAATTTCAGCTGGAGTTCCGGCGGCTCGTGGTCCTCTGGCTCCTCCTCGTCGTCGCGATCGTCCTCGTCCAGCAGCGACAGCAAGAACTCCGGTGGCGGCGCGGTGATCGTGATCATCATCGCGGTCGTGCTGATCGTGGTGGCCTGGCTGATGTCGCAGGTGGTCAAGCTCGCGCTGTCGCGATCGCGCGAATATCTCGCCGACGCCGGCTCGGTCGAGCTGACGAAAGATCCCGACGCCATGATCTCGGCGCTGCGCAAGATCGAGAACCGCGGCGAGCTGCCGGGCGCGACATCGGCGGTGATGGAGCTGTGCGTCGACAATCCGCGCGAGGGCTTTGCCGATTTGTTCGCGACCCATCCGTCGGTGCAATCCCGCGTTGACGCGCTGGTCAAGTTCGCCGGGGGCCGCGATCCCGGTCCGCTGCCGCCGCCCGGGGACGAACCCGACGAGCCGGAGCCGCAAGCCGACCAGCCTGACGCCCCGCCGGCGAAGGGACCGTGGAACGATGCCGGCGGCTCGGCCAGTCCGCCGCCCGTCCCCGCACCCAACCCGGCCCGGACTGCGGCGGGAAGTCCTATCAACCCGATGGGCCCCTGGGGCCGCCATTGA
- a CDS encoding LemA family protein, whose translation MSTGWIVLGVIVVLVFLAFSAYNRLVALGQRVGQAFADIDVQLKQRHDLIPNLVETVKGYASHERGTLDDVIKARNSAMSAQGPAQVSAAENQLSGALGRLIALSEAYPDLKANANFQQLASELSDLENKIAASRRFFNSAVQEYNTGIQQMPAALFAGMFGFTKKDFFDLGASRTEVEATPQVKF comes from the coding sequence ATGTCGACCGGCTGGATCGTTCTCGGCGTCATCGTCGTCCTCGTGTTCCTGGCGTTCAGCGCCTACAACCGCCTGGTGGCGCTGGGCCAGCGCGTGGGCCAGGCCTTTGCCGATATCGACGTGCAGCTCAAGCAGCGCCACGACCTGATCCCGAACCTGGTCGAGACCGTGAAGGGTTATGCCTCGCACGAGCGCGGCACGCTCGACGACGTCATCAAGGCGCGCAATTCGGCGATGTCGGCGCAGGGCCCGGCGCAGGTCTCCGCCGCCGAGAACCAGCTCTCCGGCGCGCTCGGCCGGCTGATCGCGCTGTCGGAGGCTTATCCCGACCTCAAGGCCAACGCCAACTTCCAGCAGCTCGCCAGCGAGCTCTCCGACCTCGAGAACAAGATCGCGGCGAGCCGCCGCTTCTTCAACAGCGCGGTCCAGGAATACAATACCGGCATCCAGCAGATGCCCGCGGCGTTGTTCGCCGGCATGTTCGGTTTCACCAAGAAGGACTTCTTCGATCTCGGCGCCAGCCGCACCGAGGTCGAGGCGACGCCGCAGGTGAAGTTCTGA
- a CDS encoding DsbA family protein, with product MIITRRAFNTMLSLTGLAALAGLSPLRFVSEAMIPEAMAQAAGDVAKPVSLPDMALGPKDAAVTITEYASMTCPHCAAFNEQVFPKIKSEYIDTGKVRYIFREFPLDIKAAAGSMLSRCIAKDDAPKYFAVTDMLFRQQNDWVLKNTTETLTRIGKQAGLTQSQVEACLKDQALLDKIAADQKYASDVLKVDSTPTFFINGEKIKGETSFEEFAKKINPLLKS from the coding sequence TTGATCATCACCCGCCGCGCCTTCAACACGATGCTGTCGCTGACCGGGCTTGCCGCGCTCGCCGGACTGTCGCCGCTGCGGTTCGTCTCCGAAGCCATGATCCCTGAAGCCATGGCGCAGGCCGCCGGCGATGTGGCCAAGCCCGTCTCGCTGCCCGACATGGCGCTCGGCCCGAAGGACGCCGCGGTCACCATCACCGAATACGCCTCGATGACCTGCCCGCATTGCGCGGCCTTCAACGAGCAGGTGTTCCCCAAGATCAAGTCGGAATACATCGACACCGGCAAGGTGCGTTACATCTTCCGCGAGTTCCCGCTCGACATCAAAGCCGCTGCCGGCTCGATGCTGTCGCGCTGCATCGCCAAGGACGACGCGCCGAAATACTTTGCCGTCACCGACATGCTGTTCCGCCAGCAGAACGACTGGGTGCTGAAGAACACCACCGAGACCCTGACCCGGATCGGCAAGCAGGCCGGCCTCACCCAGAGCCAGGTCGAGGCCTGCCTGAAGGACCAGGCGCTGCTCGACAAGATCGCCGCCGACCAGAAATATGCCAGCGACGTGCTGAAAGTGGATTCGACGCCGACCTTCTTCATCAACGGCGAGAAGATCAAGGGCGAGACCTCGTTCGAGGAATTCGCCAAGAAGATCAATCCGCTGCTGAAGAGCTGA
- a CDS encoding GIY-YIG nuclease family protein, translating to MSIDRKAAIAAYKERKTIAGIFVVRCAASSEAWVGQAPNLETIQNRIWFSLRQGNHTCRSLQAAWNAHGEAGLTFGECERLGDEESPYVRNALLKERMLHWRAELKAEAI from the coding sequence GTGAGCATCGACCGGAAAGCAGCCATCGCCGCCTACAAGGAGCGCAAGACCATCGCGGGCATCTTCGTCGTCCGCTGCGCGGCCTCGAGCGAGGCCTGGGTCGGCCAGGCGCCGAACCTCGAAACGATCCAGAACCGCATCTGGTTCTCGCTGCGCCAGGGCAACCACACCTGCCGCAGCCTTCAGGCCGCCTGGAACGCCCATGGCGAGGCGGGACTGACGTTTGGCGAATGTGAGCGTCTGGGAGACGAGGAGAGCCCCTACGTCAGGAACGCGCTCCTGAAGGAGCGCATGCTGCACTGGCGGGCCGAGCTGAAGGCCGAGGCGATCTGA
- a CDS encoding small ribosomal subunit Rsm22 family protein, protein MMISPTLPPELKAALDGKLQGFSRTDAAQRSQKISTTYRAGGGSGTIKSEADALAYALARMPATYAAVAASLNALTEIAPDLAPKTLLDVGAGPGTASWAAAEAFPSLQDFTLLDANATLSRLALELARDSTRLAECRYLPGDAGGNLAEVLQADLVVASYIIGELSEVDQRKLAEAMWAKARHALIVIEPGTPAGYARILALRQQLIAAGAHVAAPCPHEKPCPLTPPDWCHFSQRLPRSQAHRQIKGADVPFEDERFIYVALTRAAPASRASRVLAPPDVGKAEITAKLCTEHGVELGRIPRRDKAAYASARRWRWGDAVIAES, encoded by the coding sequence ATGATGATCTCGCCCACACTTCCACCTGAACTGAAAGCGGCCCTCGACGGCAAGCTTCAGGGCTTCTCGCGCACCGACGCGGCACAGCGCTCGCAGAAGATCTCGACCACCTATCGGGCTGGCGGCGGCTCCGGCACCATCAAGTCGGAGGCCGATGCGCTCGCCTATGCGCTTGCACGGATGCCTGCGACCTACGCGGCGGTAGCCGCAAGCCTCAATGCACTGACCGAGATTGCACCGGACCTTGCCCCGAAAACACTGCTCGACGTCGGCGCAGGCCCCGGCACGGCAAGCTGGGCTGCCGCTGAGGCCTTTCCGTCGCTGCAGGATTTCACGCTGCTCGATGCCAACGCCACGCTCAGCCGGCTCGCGCTCGAACTCGCCCGCGACAGCACGCGCCTGGCAGAGTGCCGCTACCTGCCGGGCGATGCCGGCGGCAACCTCGCCGAGGTCTTGCAGGCCGATCTGGTCGTTGCAAGCTACATCATCGGCGAACTCAGTGAAGTTGATCAGCGCAAGCTCGCGGAGGCCATGTGGGCCAAGGCACGCCACGCGCTGATCGTGATCGAGCCCGGCACGCCCGCAGGCTACGCCCGCATCCTCGCGCTGCGCCAGCAACTGATCGCAGCCGGCGCCCACGTCGCCGCGCCGTGCCCACACGAAAAACCCTGCCCGCTCACCCCGCCCGACTGGTGCCATTTCAGCCAGCGCCTGCCGCGCTCCCAGGCTCATCGCCAGATCAAGGGCGCCGACGTGCCATTCGAGGACGAGCGCTTCATCTATGTCGCCCTGACCCGCGCGGCGCCTGCGAGCCGCGCCTCGCGTGTGCTGGCACCGCCGGATGTCGGCAAGGCCGAGATCACGGCCAAGCTCTGCACCGAACACGGCGTTGAGCTCGGCAGGATTCCGCGACGTGACAAGGCCGCCTATGCCAGTGCCCGCCGCTGGCGCTGGGGCGATGCCGTCATTGCCGAAAGTTAA
- a CDS encoding adenine phosphoribosyltransferase: MTFDLKASVRTIPDYPKPGIQFRDITTLLADARAFRRAVDELVNPWAGNKIDKVAGMEARGFIIGGAVAHQLSAGFVPIRKKGKLPHTTVRIAYSLEYGIDEMEMHVDAIAPGERVILVDDLIATGGTAEGAVKLLRQIGANVVAACFIIDLPELGGAAKLRAMDVPVRTLMTFEGH; the protein is encoded by the coding sequence ATGACCTTTGATCTGAAGGCGAGCGTCCGCACCATCCCCGACTATCCTAAGCCGGGGATCCAGTTCCGCGATATCACCACCTTGCTCGCGGACGCGCGCGCGTTCCGCCGCGCGGTGGACGAGCTCGTCAATCCCTGGGCCGGCAACAAGATCGACAAGGTCGCCGGCATGGAAGCGCGCGGCTTCATCATCGGCGGCGCGGTGGCGCACCAGCTCTCGGCCGGCTTCGTGCCGATCCGCAAGAAAGGCAAGCTGCCGCACACCACCGTGCGGATCGCCTATTCATTGGAGTACGGCATCGACGAGATGGAGATGCATGTCGACGCCATCGCGCCCGGCGAGCGCGTCATCCTGGTCGACGACCTCATCGCCACCGGCGGCACCGCGGAAGGCGCGGTGAAGCTGCTGCGCCAGATCGGCGCCAACGTCGTCGCGGCCTGCTTCATCATCGACCTGCCCGAGCTCGGCGGCGCAGCCAAACTGCGCGCCATGGACGTGCCGGTGCGCACGCTGATGACGTTCGAGGGGCACTGA